Part of the Musa acuminata AAA Group cultivar baxijiao chromosome BXJ2-7, Cavendish_Baxijiao_AAA, whole genome shotgun sequence genome is shown below.
AAAACATGCATGATATCACCATGTTTGTTTGTTGCCCTGTAGATTTTTGTTTCAACTTTCGGTCCTCAAAGTGCAGTCAGAGATTATTATTCTCCTCCCTTTTTTTTCATTACTGTTTCTAGGTACCCACCATTTCATCGCATAAAGTTGAACATTCTTCATAAGGAGATAGACACTTCCAACCTTTAAAACGAAATGAATGATGGGAGCAAGCCGTAAAATCTGGAGCTCAACCTCTAAGCTAaacattaaatatttaatttctaAATCCCATTCACTCGGGAAACATCAGGATTCTATTTGCTTTTGATTCTCCAAAAGTTGAAAAATAATTGTGTTATGGGTCTTGCAGTTTCACATGGTTGAAGCCACATACCGAGTAAGAGAGGCCAAAAAGCAACTATACAGTGAGAACGGAAGGCATCCTGATCATGAAGAAGTCGCAGAAGCCTCTGGGTTGTCAATGAAGAGGTTTGCTGCAGTGATGCTGACCCCTAAAGCTCCGAGATCTCTGGATCAGAAGATTGGGATCAATCAGACCTTAAAACCTTCAGTTTGTTACATCCTATTTTAGAATCCCTGCATAcattatatcatcaacatatcCCACTTTTGGTGTCATGTCTTTGAGTTTGAACGATGTTTTCATGCTTCACAGGAAGTTATTGCTGATCCTGATGCTGAGACATCGGAAGACAtactcatcaagcaattcatgagAGAGGATCTGAACAAGGTGCTGGATACATTAAATCCAAGAGAGAAGCGGGTCGTGAGATGGAGATTTGGATTAGAAGATGGAAGGATGAAGACACTGCAAGAGATAGGGGAGCTGATGGGAGTAAGCCGGGAGAGGATTCGGCAGATCGAGTTCTGCGCTTTTAGAAAACTGAAAAGCAAGAAGAGAACAAAGAATTTGCAGCAGTATATAATTTCGTAAGTCTATTTTCGCCCCATCGTCGTCGCTGCACATTCTTTTTCTCGCATCCAACCATCAGAATTTGTACTTCTCCACTTCACATTTTGCATAGGATGAGGAAACATGTAAAATTTATAGTAGAGAACGTGCAATTGTTTAATCAAAGCTTCCAAAATTAGCAGTGATCTATCTGTGTTTGCTGAATGTGCTGGATATGAATTCCAGGATACACTGATGTAAAAATCAACATTTGATTGGTAATTCTCCATAAATATTTCTAAAATCCATTTCTCAGTAGATTTGGCTAGTAAGCTACCATCAGAGCACAGAATGATAAGATCAAATGGTTATTTTTTTGCTGGCTTCCCAGCAAAATCCATGTAaattttcaagtggaaaaatgaAAATATTTCGTTCTCTGATTAATCTTCATGTTGATTTTTATGTCCAGGAGAAGAATTACTGATGGATGCCGTTGGTGTATAATTAGTGATCCCTTTGTGAAGAAGGCGTATCGAGAATTCGAGTCAACGCTGACGGCTTGCTCTTTTTCCACGTCGAAGCTGTCGATGGCTGTGCCTCCAACCCGAACTCGGTCCGACATACGAGTGGCATGTCAGCGCCGGACGGGAAGGCGTGCTGTGTTCGATTCGAAGTCAAAGGCTCGAGTTCACGATCGTTTCCGCCTCTAATACTGCTGCTCAAATCTTGCATCGATGTCAGGAATTGATTCTTCTCCTTTAAGACCATCAGCTTCCAACAATTACAGGAGATCGTTGCAACAGAAAGGCAAAGTTTGCTTCTGTACATTATGAAATATGCTTCCAAAGACGACACCTTGCAAGAAGACAACAGCACTAATGACTACACTTTGATTGCTGCGCCACCAACCGCTGGCATCAAAGATTGTTGTGTTCGGTAGCTCTCCCCAGCAGAATCTGGTGGTGGCAGCATCTGATGTTGCTCAAGATCCAAAAAGATGGTCACGGAATCTTGATCCAAGCAAAGGAAATCGGCGAAGGAAGATGTCTTTTTCAGAATAGATTGGTTTGGCGGCCGAGGCGGAGCGGCAGGCCAAAGTTCTGGTAGATCCTGATGTGGCCGCCCAGGCCGGCCGTGACGACGACGAGACCCCACGCGTTCGGGGGGTCGGTGCTGCTGGTCCTGGTGCTGCCGCCGCTGTACCACCCCCAGGACGAGAAGGACGAAGAGAGGGTCCCGGGATCGGAGACGACGGACGAGGCCGCCCCACCCGACGCGAACGAGTCGCTGCCGATCCCCCAGCGGGACACGCTCCTGAACTCCTCCCGGTGGGACGACGGTCCCCGCTCCGAGAAGCTCTTCTTGGAGAGAGCTGCCGCGGGTCTCCTGCCGCTGTGGAAGATGTCTTCCAGCGAGGCGGTGGAGCGCCGGGAGTCGGTGCAGCCAAGGGGTTCCTCCTGCGGCGGCCGCCGGTCGAAGCGCCCGGATGTGGGCgacggcagcgacagcggcgagcactgGCTTCCGGCGCTGGGCCACGGGATGGCGACGGACACGTCCTTGCAGTAGAAGTACTCGTGGGAGCGGGTGGTGGTCCAGCTTTTGCCTTTGCCCGCGGCGCCCACGACGCGCCCCGCCTCTCGCTTCCATACGTACACGTACGAGTCCTCGCTCGCGCTCACCACGTACTTCCCCTCCGACGCGTACGACGCCGAGATTTGACTGCTGGTGTTTCGGAATCCTGTCTCATTCAGAACTATCATCAAACACTTGACAGGGATGTCTCATTCTGCAGTCGATACTTCAACAGCAGAAAAGCTTAATTAAATGCATACAATACACAGAAATCCTCTTCTAATTCTAATGTTCATCGATCGCAAGAAAGATGGCACTTTGGTTGCAATAGGCATCTCTTACCTCTAAATTTGTGAACCATATTGGGGCCATCGAAGACCCGAACTCGCGAATCAGCAGAGGTGATCAACACTTGGGATGGATTGCCGGGAGCAAACTGTTTGAATACAAGTGAGTCAATCTAGTATGCAAATGCCCTGTTCATGCACAGATGGAGATTTTGATGCTAGCAGCGGAGCGGATCAAACACCTACCGCGTTCTCTTATTATCTGATCAAAACCATGGTCATCGAAGTAGGAGTAAAAGAAGCTGCTGCATGTTACCTTGGAATCGAGGATGAACACAGTGGCGGCTTTACCTGGAATCCGGTGATCTTTTTCGCATGGGATTTCTTTTTCTTGATCCGTATATCCAGCTGGCCTTGTTGAGAAAGTTTACAGTCTGCAGGCATTAACCAAGAAACAAGGAAACTGGAGATTCATGCAAGCAAAGAGCAACGCAAGTATAGGAacttgaaagaagaagaagaagaagaagaagaagaagaagaagaagaagaagaagaagaagggccaTACCGGAGGTCTTGTAGAACCGGCAGCTCCCCTTGTGTGAGCCAACCAAAGCACCCTATCAAAGATGGATTGCAACCAAATTACCAATCGGAAAAACACATGTATCCTCTGAGATCGAGCACAATAGCAATGTAGATGATGGTGGATTTGATTGCATTGCACCTGGCCATCAGGGGTGTAGCAGGCGGCGGTAACCATCTCGTGGAGATCATTCCAGTCTACGACTTGACGCTCTGGTACGCTCCATATCCGAACCTTGGAATCAAGAGAGCCACTGATGAAGTACCTGTCATCTATTGGATTGAACTGGATGCATGTTACTGCCCAATTCCATCACCGTGCAAAGACATCAGGATGAGAGCTTCGCCGGAAGAAATAAATCGTGGTGGCTGTAATGACCATAATCGTTGCCTTACCGTAGTCATTGTGGGCGAATAGCTTCAGGCACTGCTTGCTTTCGATGTCCCATAATCGGACCGTCTTGTCCATCGACGATGATAGCAAATGCTGCAAAGTAATGAATTCCTCCTCAGGATTTTATCGACGATGAAGGAGAACACAAAACACAAAGAGCAAATTGAGATGGGTCGATGAGTTGCGTGGGCGGTTCGATATCATTACGAAGGAGATGGTTCCTTGTTCTTCAGCAGAACAAGGCGAGTCCAACTCCGAATCATGCTGTCTGCATTACCTATCTTGCATCGAACGTAATTATCATGTGATTTAGAATATGGTGGCAGAGTGCAGGATGAACCTGAGATTTAGACCAGGAGAGGTCCAGGATATCATCCAGATGACCTTCCAAGGAGCAAACGGGCTTCTCTGAGAGTGAGAAGATGACCTCCGGCATCACGATGTAGTCAGGGACGGACCTCTTGCGGCTCTTGCTCTTCTTGGTGCTCTTCGAGGGCTGGGTTCCGAGGAGAGGGGAGCGCTCTGGGGATCCATCCGCCATGGACAGGCGAGAAGAGCGAGCCTCTTGGCGCCGTAGCGGGGAGGAGAGGATGTCGCATTCTTGGACTTGCCATACACGGACGACGCGGTCCTCTCCGGCGCTGGCCAGATGCCGGCCGTCCCAGCTGAACTTGATGCTCCATATGGAACCCTGGTGGGCGTGGATCTCCTGGGTCATGTAGAGGCCCGTGAGCTCCTTGTAGGACTTGCCGTGCTGGCGAACCTTCATCAGCTCCGACGAGCTGTCGGCCGACGACTTCCCTGCCGCCCTCCACCCGGCGTCCCCCTTCTCTTTCTCCGTTTTGAGCCCGGTCACGGAGCTCGCCACGAACTTGATGTTCTTGAGCCAGCCCCTTTTCTTCCTGTAGCCCGATTTGGAGCTCTTGGAGCCGTCGAGGGACGGGACGGGCTGGTCGTTGCTCTGCGGCTCGCGGCCGCTGCCGCGCAGATTCGCCCTGCGCATGAGCTCCTTGACGATAGGGGAGTTGCCGAGGAACTGCTCAAACTCCTCCATGGACATCTGCGACCCGGTCTGGACGTCGTTGAGCCGCCGCCATGTCCCGTCCTTGCCCAGCTCGCTGACCACGAATTCCCTCCCCGTATCGAGGTTCTTGACTCGGCACACCCCACCGTTGGCGGACACGAGGCTGCCGCCTTCCTTCGCTTCTTTGACACCGGCGGCGCCGCCGCCGGCTCCGGTCTTTTGCTGAGCGCTGTGGCCCCAGAGGGTTGGCGGGGCGGAGGCGGCGCGCGGCAGGGCGGGCTCGGCGGAGGGGGGGGCGCCCCGCGTCGTCACCAGTTCGTTGTCGGATCGGCATTTGACGATCGCCAGCTGGTTCTGCGACGGGGCGGGATAGGGAGGTGGCAACCCAGATTCCAGGGCGTGTTCGCCGCTGGCGGCGGGAGCGGTGCTGACGGCTTTCAGGTTGCTGCTGCGGTTCCGCAGGGCGGCGGCGAGGTCTTTGCTGCTGGCGAAGCCCATGCCCTGGAGGAGGCGGCTGCGGCGCTCCTTGATGGAGGTGGGCTCAGCCATCCAAACGTCGTAGTCGTAGCCGCCGAGGTCGGGGTTGTCATTGTGTTCGACGAGGAACTCTTCTCGAGAGAAGGTGACGCAGCGGAGGTCGGTTGGCGGGGCGATCGCGGAGGCAAAGGAAAAGCGGACGTCGTCGTCCTCGTCTTCGTCGGAGTCGGAGGGAAGGTCGACAAGGAAGGAGACGCTCGATGGGATTCGGTCAAGGGGCTCGAAGAAGCAGTCCTTCTCCCCCACCTCCTCCTCGCTTTCAGcctcctcgtcttcttcctcctcctcctcctcgtcgtgaTGGTCTCGATGCGGCTGATGATGgtggtgatggtgatgatgattgtGCGGATGGTGTTGGCGTGCATCCTGTGCTGACCCATGTCGGCGACTCCCGTTCGCTTGTTCTTGTTTCTTCGTCATCGTCgttgccgtcgtcgtcgtcgtcatcatgaTGGAAGCGTCGATGGAGATGTTGGTGGCCCTGCGCGGAGGGACAACAGCATTGACCGCGCCATTTCAGGGAAGAATGCATAAGCGAAACAAGAGACGAAGACGTGAGGCGTCGTGGAGGGGCGCGAGCGGAGTTCGGACGTCTGtgctttctctttcttcttcttttctttttttcatccTTTTATTAAACAGTCCTCACTCctccaattattattattattattattattattattattattattattattattattattattattattattattattattataccccTTTCGAAATCATAATGATGCCaaagaaattaatatatatatatatatatatatataagagaagaAATTAATATACATATGCATGGTCTCCAAAAAAATTCCTGCAGATATTAATTAAAGGAAATTAAACGGCAGCTAAAAATTGCTTAATTGTtttctcaatataattttaaattttaaaataagaaataatttCATTACATTGAGACCTATCACTTAATGTACTAATCAACCCAGATAtctcaataaaaaatatttttataatatatttgccTTCTATGATTTCTCTattattcaaattaaaaaaataaaaaataaaaacttatagGTTTAAATTTCTTAAATAAAATATTCTACGTGAGAGCAAATAATACTGCCGAACCACTTCAATAATAATCTCTCTTCTATTATACTGCGAGAAGGAATGAAGTCTTCGTCTGCATCTTCTCGAGCTGGACATGAGCGTCTCCGTCCCTCTTTGCCTAACCATCGAAGAGGTTGGAGTTCTGCGTGAGTCTCTCTTCGCCAAGAGAAATTTAGGAGACCCCGCCGCGTTCCTTCTGGCTAAATTGTTAAGGTGTTTCTTCTCTTCCCCTCCATGGCATGCAATCCAGCAGTCGCTCCAAAAATAGCGCCATGGCACGTCCCACGCGATCAGCCTGGTGCTATAACAAGTCCAAGCCCGGACCTCGACCACGTCGCAGCCTTGCTAGGCGAGAGGGGTGGCACTGCAGACGAAAGTAATGGCGTCGGCTTCTTCACGGGCGGCTCTTCtgtgcttcctcctcttcttcggcAGCATCACCCTGATCCAGGTTATTGTCTTCTCCAGATATCGGTCCGTTAATTAACCATGAGATGTAATGGCTTCAAGTTCcttttcgtcgaacaccttgtgtggttGGTTTCAGGCTGAAGAACTAAAGAAGGTCACCAGCAAAGTTTACTTCGACATTGAGATTGCTGGAAAACCTGTCGGTACGTATGCGTAGTTCGAAGTAAAACTACTGCTATCTCAGTCGGGTTTCCATTGAACACATTGATGAACGTGCAGGTCGAATAATTATGGGTCTATTTGGGAAAACTGTGCCGAAAACAGCAGGTATTCTTTCATGATCATTCATCTTTGGATTCATCTTTCTCAGGTATTCCATAATTACAACCATCATACAAGTAAAAACCAGCAAGCTAACTTTTCTTCTTCGACTCTCTCTGTTTCTGCTGCAGAAAACTTCCGAGCGATTTGCACAGGTAATGAATGCTAACCTTACTCTTCTAGCAGTGTGTGTTAGCTAAAAGAAGGTGCATTGAGATGCTCTTGTTCATAGGTGAGAAAGGTCGGGATAAATATGGGGTGCGTCTTTACTACAAGGGAAGCACATTCCACAGGATAATACCCCATTTTATGATCCAGGGAGGTGACATCGTGTTCGGAAATGGCAGGGGAATCGACAATATTTATGATGAGCCATTTGCTGATGAGAACTTCAAGCTCAATCACACTGGACCTGGTAAGCACCGCACCTGTCTAACTTGTCCTCTGTCCCGTTGCAGCAAGCATGACGTGCTAACCATCAAGCTTTGTTCTACTGGTTGGTGCAGGACTTCTGTCCATGGCAAATGCTGGCCCCGATACCAATGGATGTCAGTTCTTCATCACCACTGTAAAACTCACAAGGTACTCGACTTGGTTGAAACTGTTTACATGTATATAGATTCTGCAAGAGTCGGATGATAGCTTTGTTCTCCAGGTTGGATGGAAAGCATGTTGTGTTCGGTGAGGTGTTGTCAGGAATGGACGTGGCGTACAAGATTGAAGCTGTAGGGCAGGCGAGTGGCGTCCCCAGAAGCAGAGTCGTGATTGCAGAGAGTGGAGAATTGCCATTGTGATGTACACCATCTTGTTCTATCAGCTGTAACCTCGAAGAACATTTGCCGGATTGCTAATTGGATATGTTATCGCTCTTCTGTCCTGCATTCATCTTCTTGTGTTGCTGTGATCTTTGATGCAAGCCAGAGGGATGACAGCTGATATATATATGGAAAGAGCTTTACGTGAAACACACACACTGTTATTTGATGTTTTGTAAAGCATATAGAATTCGCACACGATCGAAAGCTTTCGCCACAGCAAACACGAGGAAGGCAGCATTGAGGACGTGCAGTGTCGCAGTTGGTTCATGGAAGATAGTAATCCGAGGTCAAGGTGCGGAACACCGGTGGCTGCTCCGCTTCCAGCACCTCGGCCACCTTCTTCAGGAGATAGACGTACACCACCCAGTCCCCATCTGCCGTCGCGCTCGGCATCGGCATCACGTAGCCGGTGCTTCCGCCCCATGGGAAGTGGTACGACCCGAACGCCGCCTTCCCCCACCCGAACTGCACCTCGGCCACCGGGAACTCCCTCCCTGACGATACCACGCATGCCGGTCCCCCTTCCTTGGAGTAAATCCTCGCCACCGCCGGCTCTGGGCGGTGCGCCTCCACCCAATCGACCAGCCCCCGGAAGTGTTCCTCGGTGGCTTCCTGCTGCAGCCACGAGTGGACCACCTCCGCCACCTCCGCCAGCTCCATCCGCCGTAGCTCCTCCACGCGCAGAGTGCCGTAGGGGATCGACAGCACGTTGCCGAAGTAGCTGGACATAACAGTGTCGCGGAGGCGAGCCCGGCCGTCCACCACGATGCCCATGCGGCACCAGTTGTCCCCCGGCGCCGCCGTTATCGCCAGGGCGCGCCAGAGGTAGGCGGTGAACGCCTCGATTTTGGTTCTCCCCTTGGTGGACGACTGCATGCGGTCGATGTCGGCGGCGGCGATGTAGTAGATGCGGTTGATGGCTTCTTCGGAGTCATCAGGTTCGGGGGGCgggagggaggagaaggggaCGTAGAGGTGGTCGAAGGAGTGGTCGACGCGGAGCGGGCTGCGAGGGAACAGGAGGGAGCGACGGAAGGCGGGAAGGCAAGACAGGGGCTTCGATGTGGAGAGCTCCGACCAAGCCACCAAGAACATGTTGGTGGAGCAGGCATCGGCGACGCGGTGGTCGAACGCGCAGGCCAAAACCAGGCTGCCGCACTTGAGCTCCGTCGCCTGTCGTGTCCACCAAAGCTCAAACAGATCATTCAATTACAGAGGATTGGCATGATCGGTAGGTATACGACACCATCTGTTCGACAATATAGGCCACCATTGCCTGCGCCAGTAGAAGAAATAGGCCACGCATGTACCTGAACACATAGAACTCCTCCCTTCTTGGGCGGCACCAGCTTCCCCTCGACGCTCTCGCTGGGGTGGCATAGCCGCAGCGCCCTGAGCTCCACGTCCGCCTGGGCCACGACGAAGTCCACCCCGCGGTTGTTGCAGAGCAACTCCGGCTCGCCCGCCGAGTTCGCCACGACCTCGCCCGCGAAGGGGTAGTACGTCTCGAGCGTTTCCGCTAACGACGCCTTGAGCGAGCAGACCATGGGGGCCAGGGAGGGGTAGTGCTTCCCCCTCGGCTTCTTGTAGCAGAAGAAGACGCCGACGTCCAAGGCCGGTAAGAGCAGGTCCAGGTTCGACAGAGGTAGCCGGTGTTCACCCACCGGCGACGCCGCCGCCACTGTCTCCGTCTCCTTCACTGTTACCGTGTATCCTGTGCTTCTAACCATGTCTGCGTTGCTCTCGTCGTTCACAAAGAGAGTAAGCAGGAGGAAGCTACGTGGGAGTGCTCGAAGAAAAATATGGCGAAGAGGGATTCATTTATAGATCGAGAGGTAAGCTTGGCAAGAGTGTAGCTCCGGTACAGATGACCTGAGCAcatcagaaagaaagaaagagaaagagaaagcatCTACTACGTTTGATTTCTTGGCCATGCACGCATGCATGACATGCATACATCTTTGGTTGATTAACCACAAGAGAACACAATTGTAGTAAGCATTCATATACTTAATATGCTTCATATTACAAGTTAGAATGTCGCTTTTGGTGGTATTTATACTTATATCAGCAATTGTACTAAACATTCATGCACCTGTATGCTTAAAGAACGAAGACTGTAATTTTCATGTTACTTTTAGCTATTGCATGCATAGATCAATGATCACCAACTGATGAAAAAGCAGAAACTGGACATGCTGACAGACAATGAAGATGAAAGTGAAAGATTAACCATATGTTTTGAGTGGATGATAAATTGATGGAAAAATGGTGGGTTTAGCATTATTGCAATTGGAATATCTTTGCCAGATATTAGCATATTTGTTGGTGCAACCTTTATCAACTCTAGAACAGATATAATGAGATCTGGGATGTTGTTGTGAAAGATCTTTTGGAGAAGGGTGAAGGACCTAATAGATAGCTCTGAAGTCATGTATCCTGCAATCAATTCTTCTTAGAAGATCTCAGCATTGaaaagagaaatatctcattAATTCCAAGGAGTTCAGTTTCTCTAAGTGTCCTTCAAGAATGAAGAGAAGTAGAAGAACAATTAATGTTGTCATCTATCTTCTAACTTCATACCTTTGTAAGAACTGACTGATGATGAGAGATCTGTTTATATACTTACTGATG
Proteins encoded:
- the LOC103991096 gene encoding uncharacterized protein LOC103991096, encoding MMTTTTTATTMTKKQEQANGSRRHGSAQDARQHHPHNHHHHHHHHQPHRDHHDEEEEEEEDEEAESEEEVGEKDCFFEPLDRIPSSVSFLVDLPSDSDEDEDDDVRFSFASAIAPPTDLRCVTFSREEFLVEHNDNPDLGGYDYDVWMAEPTSIKERRSRLLQGMGFASSKDLAAALRNRSSNLKAVSTAPAASGEHALESGLPPPYPAPSQNQLAIVKCRSDNELVTTRGAPPSAEPALPRAASAPPTLWGHSAQQKTGAGGGAAGVKEAKEGGSLVSANGGVCRVKNLDTGREFVVSELGKDGTWRRLNDVQTGSQMSMEEFEQFLGNSPIVKELMRRANLRGSGREPQSNDQPVPSLDGSKSSKSGYRKKRGWLKNIKFVASSVTGLKTEKEKGDAGWRAAGKSSADSSSELMKVRQHGKSYKELTGLYMTQEIHAHQGSIWSIKFSWDGRHLASAGEDRVVRVWQVQECDILSSPLRRQEARSSRLSMADGSPERSPLLGTQPSKSTKKSKSRKRSVPDYIVMPEVIFSLSEKPVCSLEGHLDDILDLSWSKSQHLLSSSMDKTVRLWDIESKQCLKLFAHNDYVTCIQFNPIDDRYFISGSLDSKVRIWSVPERQVVDWNDLHEMVTAACYTPDGQGALVGSHKGSCRFYKTSDCKLSQQGQLDIRIKKKKSHAKKITGFQFAPGNPSQVLITSADSRVRVFDGPNMVHKFRGFRNTSSQISASYASEGKYVVSASEDSYVYVWKREAGRVVGAAGKGKSWTTTRSHEYFYCKDVSVAIPWPSAGSQCSPLSLPSPTSGRFDRRPPQEEPLGCTDSRRSTASLEDIFHSGRRPAAALSKKSFSERGPSSHREEFRSVSRWGIGSDSFASGGAASSVVSDPGTLSSSFSSWGWYSGGSTRTSSTDPPNAWGLVVVTAGLGGHIRIYQNFGLPLRLGRQTNLF
- the LOC135618027 gene encoding peptidyl-prolyl cis-trans isomerase CYP19-4-like, with the protein product MASASSRAALLCFLLFFGSITLIQAEELKKVTSKVYFDIEIAGKPVGRIIMGLFGKTVPKTAENFRAICTGEKGRDKYGVRLYYKGSTFHRIIPHFMIQGGDIVFGNGRGIDNIYDEPFADENFKLNHTGPGLLSMANAGPDTNGCQFFITTVKLTRYSTWLDGKHVVFGEVLSGMDVAYKIEAVGQASGVPRSRVVIAESGELPL
- the LOC135616697 gene encoding coniferyl alcohol acyltransferase-like, which translates into the protein MVRSTGYTVTVKETETVAAASPVGEHRLPLSNLDLLLPALDVGVFFCYKKPRGKHYPSLAPMVCSLKASLAETLETYYPFAGEVVANSAGEPELLCNNRGVDFVVAQADVELRALRLCHPSESVEGKLVPPKKGGVLCVQATELKCGSLVLACAFDHRVADACSTNMFLVAWSELSTSKPLSCLPAFRRSLLFPRSPLRVDHSFDHLYVPFSSLPPPEPDDSEEAINRIYYIAAADIDRMQSSTKGRTKIEAFTAYLWRALAITAAPGDNWCRMGIVVDGRARLRDTVMSSYFGNVLSIPYGTLRVEELRRMELAEVAEVVHSWLQQEATEEHFRGLVDWVEAHRPEPAVARIYSKEGGPACVVSSGREFPVAEVQFGWGKAAFGSYHFPWGGSTGYVMPMPSATADGDWVVYVYLLKKVAEVLEAEQPPVFRTLTSDYYLP